The proteins below come from a single Danaus plexippus chromosome 20, MEX_DaPlex, whole genome shotgun sequence genomic window:
- the LOC116773881 gene encoding D-aminoacyl-tRNA deacylase 1 yields the protein MKAIIQRCMNAQVSVNGEVVSKIGQGACVLIGISSKDNVKDMEFMVKKLLSIKLFDDDDGKKWKKSIVDKEFELLCVSQFTLCNTWKGNKPDFHLAMSSEQSKEFYENFIKLMKDKYNPDKVKDGVFGAYMQVSLQNDGPVTLELESPVQNDNSKKAQPVLTNTENGEADR from the exons atgaagGCAATAATACAACGTTGTATGAATGCTCAAGTTAGCG TTAATGGTGAAGTTGTTAGTAAAATTGGACAAGGAGCTTGTGTTTTAATTGGAATAAGTAGCAAAGATAATGTTAAGGATATGGAATTTAT GGTAAAGAAATTACTGagtataaagttatttgatgatgatgatggaaAAAAGTGGAAGAAGAGTATAGTCGACAAAGAGTTTGAACTGCTATGTGTAAGCCAGTTTACATTATGCAACACATGGAAG GGTAATAAACCGGACTTCCATCTAGCAATGTCATCAGAACAATCAAaggaattttatgaaaacttcATTAAATTGATGAAAGATAAATACAATCCCGATAAAGTTAAAG atgGTGTTTTTGGTGCCTACATGCAAGTTTCTTTACAAAATGATGGGCCAGTAACATTGGAACTGGAATCGCCAGTCCAAAATGATAACTCCAAAAAGGCTCAACCTGTCTTAACAAATACAGAAAATGGGGAAGctgatagataa
- the LOC116774029 gene encoding uncharacterized protein LOC116774029, with protein MCEKRIRKIRRGSHLIRLREARRQQRLAWIPTPITQEAAPPPRDTQPTVDKAAQSRVILELACKTIALMQKNRLIQQKIVALQRETSKFVAAVMSNPENRRRYLEHVRLYGAGRITLVPTTDAGNLPLKIEPKD; from the exons atgtgtgaAAAGAGAATCAGGAAGATCCGCAGAG GATCACATTTGATTCGTCTGCGTGAAGCGAGACGACAACAAAGACTGGCGTGGATACCCACTCCAATCACGCAGGAAGCGGCGCCTCCGCCCCGCGATACGCAGCCAACCGTCGATAAAGCGGCCCAGAGCCGCGTTATTCTAGAACTGGCGTGCAAAACCATCGCCCTGATGCAGAAGAACCGTCTGATACAGCAGAAAATTGTCGCCCTACAGAGGGAGACTTCTAAATTCGTAGCTGCCGTCATGAGCAACCCAGAGAACAGGCGGCGCTATTTAGAACATGTCCGTTTATATGGAGCTGGTCGCATAACACTCGTGCCGACAACAGACGCGGGAAATTTACCACTCAAAATAGAACCAAAAGATTGA